A single genomic interval of Rhizobium leguminosarum bv. trifolii WSM1325 harbors:
- a CDS encoding adenylate/guanylate cyclase (PFAM: adenylyl cyclase class-3/4/guanylyl cyclase~SMART: adenylyl cyclase class-3/4/guanylyl cyclase~KEGG: rec:RHECIAT_CH0002821 probable adenylate cyclase protein): MDLPSPLAWLVDEAGASPGPERFLAELGRRLLADGLPISGGALTLSVPHPIIARRTWLWRAETDAVIEALAFAAAPQSEAGREWLAGLGPVWEERIGPSQDSPILGWAGIANGAGGSAFGPTEAGLLREVARFSVAPLAALAAREARAALLEAYLGRRSAARVQAGALARGTGETIRAALLCADLRDFTALSEVTEPHVMIAALDAWFDRVAGAVHAFGGEVLKFIGDGVLAIFPVTATSSEGDTGRGDREACEAALRAVTASRAGMAHLDQVRQAQGLAPLPFGAALHFGEILWGNIGAADRLDFTAIGSAVNLVSRLEGLCKPLSRSVLISGAVAANTATALMPLGEHTLRGIADPCAVFTLLED, translated from the coding sequence GCCTGGTCCCGAACGGTTTCTGGCCGAGCTCGGGCGCCGGTTGCTGGCCGATGGCCTGCCGATTTCCGGCGGCGCGCTGACACTTTCGGTGCCGCATCCGATCATCGCGCGGCGCACCTGGCTGTGGCGAGCCGAGACCGATGCTGTCATCGAGGCTTTGGCCTTTGCCGCGGCGCCGCAGAGCGAGGCTGGGCGCGAGTGGCTGGCTGGGCTCGGACCGGTATGGGAGGAGAGAATCGGGCCTTCGCAGGATAGTCCGATACTCGGCTGGGCGGGTATCGCCAACGGGGCAGGGGGCAGCGCATTCGGCCCGACCGAGGCTGGCCTGCTGCGCGAAGTCGCGCGTTTTTCCGTAGCCCCGCTCGCCGCTTTGGCGGCGCGGGAGGCGCGGGCCGCGCTGCTTGAAGCCTATCTCGGCCGGCGCAGCGCCGCCCGGGTGCAGGCCGGCGCGCTTGCCCGCGGCACTGGCGAGACCATCCGCGCAGCCCTTCTCTGCGCCGATCTGCGCGACTTCACCGCGCTCTCCGAGGTGACCGAGCCTCACGTGATGATCGCCGCATTGGACGCCTGGTTCGACCGTGTCGCAGGCGCCGTGCATGCCTTCGGGGGCGAGGTGCTGAAGTTCATCGGCGACGGCGTGCTGGCGATCTTTCCGGTCACGGCTACGTCGAGCGAGGGCGACACAGGCCGAGGGGATCGCGAGGCTTGCGAGGCAGCGTTGCGCGCGGTCACCGCCAGCCGCGCCGGCATGGCCCATCTCGATCAAGTTCGCCAGGCGCAGGGGCTAGCGCCGCTGCCCTTCGGCGCAGCACTGCACTTCGGCGAGATCCTGTGGGGGAATATTGGTGCTGCCGACCGGCTGGACTTCACCGCTATCGGCTCCGCCGTCAATCTGGTCAGCCGGCTGGAAGGGCTGTGCAAGCCGCTCAGCCGAAGCGTGTTGATCTCGGGCGCGGTGGCGGCGAATACGGCGACGGCGCTGATGCCGCTCGGCGAGCACACCTTGCGCGGCATCGCCGACCCTTGCGCGGTCTTCACCCTGCTTGAGGATTGA